GCCGGGCCGCCGCAGGCCGCCGCGTTGTCGTCCCAGAACTGATGGGGGGACCGCGTGGTGTTGTCGTTATAGACCGGCTCATCGGGCGGCTTCAGCTCATTGCTGATCAGACCCTTGTTGACGGTCAGTCCAGCCTGCCACTGGTAGACGCCGGCGTCGAGGAAGTAGCAGGTCGCGCCTGCCGAGCCAAAGTTGGGATCGGTCGCGTAGCTGCCCGGAGACAGCACGACGTTCGAGGGGGAGAAGACCACCGAGGCAGGCGTGGTGGGGGCGTTGAAGCCCGGGTCAGCGAAGTGGTTCCCGGTGCTGAGAAGGCGTCCCGGGATGTTGTTGGAGGCCGTGCAGACGCCGCCCACGGGCGCGGCCCCGCCGGGCCAGCAGTAATAGCTCAGGTGGTGGTTGGGATCGGTGGGCGCCGCGCAGCGCGTGAGCACGTTGCCCGCCACCTGCGCGTAGGACGCCGAACCGATATTGACGGTCCCGTCGGCAACCACATCGCCGATGACCGTCACGCCAGGGCTCGGCGTGTTGCTCACGTTGACCGAATTCCCGGCCGTTCCGAAGCAGCCGCTCGAGCTCAGGCCTGCCAGCGCCGGCGTCAGCGCCTGGTCCGAGGCCGTGGCCGCCCCGGTCGCCCTGACCGTGATCGTCGGCGCCTGGCCGAGCACCTGCATGAGGCTCAGATCGACGGTGGTCTGGCCGGAGAGGGTGAAAGTCTGTCCGGCGGGTCCGTCGTCCTCTGCCGAGATCGTTAGCTGGTAGCTGGTGGTTCCATAGGTGCAGGTCATGGAAAGCGCGGTTCCCGGCGCGCCGGGCGTAGGTGCGACCGAGCCCGGGCTGCACGAACGGCTCGTGTAGACCCGGTTGTCGGTTGAGAACTCAGCCCCGGCAGTCGACTCCGCGCTCGACCAGCCGCCCGGGTTGTTCTGGTAGTACTCGGCGGCGGCCAGCGCGGCGTTGTCGACGGCGTCCTGCAGGATCTGGCGGCTGTCGAAGGCGCGGGCGCTGTCGATCGCAAGGGCGACGAAGCCCACCAGCACCGCCATCATCAGCGCGATGAGGACGATCGCCTGGCCGCGTTGACCCCGCCGGGAGCTCATCAGTACTCCGTCCTGGCCAGCACTTGGAGCCTGAACACCACGTGGTTGCCGATCACATTGCTCACCAGCGGCGTGACGGGGACGAAGTTGTAGACGACGGTCACCTGCAGCATCTCCTGGCCCACCGCCGGGTTGACGGCGCTGCAGGAGCCCGAGGCCGCCGGGGTGTCTCCGCCGGCCGCGTTGGGCGAGGGGGTCGCCTCCGGCGCTCCGCCGGCAACCACGCCTGGCTCGGTGGTGTAAACCCAGGCGACCCCCGGC
This Acidimicrobiales bacterium DNA region includes the following protein-coding sequences:
- a CDS encoding Tad domain-containing protein — encoded protein: MSSRRGQRGQAIVLIALMMAVLVGFVALAIDSARAFDSRQILQDAVDNAALAAAEYYQNNPGGWSSAESTAGAEFSTDNRVYTSRSCSPGSVAPTPGAPGTALSMTCTYGTTSYQLTISAEDDGPAGQTFTLSGQTTVDLSLMQVLGQAPTITVRATGAATASDQALTPALAGLSSSGCFGTAGNSVNVSNTPSPGVTVIGDVVADGTVNIGSASYAQVAGNVLTRCAAPTDPNHHLSYYCWPGGAAPVGGVCTASNNIPGRLLSTGNHFADPGFNAPTTPASVVFSPSNVVLSPGSYATDPNFGSAGATCYFLDAGVYQWQAGLTVNKGLISNELKPPDEPVYNDNTTRSPHQFWDDNAAACGGPASGTCSLTTFTGCSISLSSGTSSGKGIEDGTWSVVVTSLRSETIGSVTYLRESAPSMCHQLAVSGSDKTLGVTVDNVPGAAHSLAGFGGYNVYAAPPPTAGGSSTCAGPFGLVAVDSIPNLTTETVPLGSSTESWNSDTLTNSPNPLWAPDVNAPADTAKAYPPSSETSPWKGSSTLPNQGPARGATAGTGDRANENQCATGAGANAICPASITPGGVEMYATNGDCFNLGNTAPGFSSGTGGDAYVFSGYQYDWLLNYVPPSTTSCTNTATRANVWDGEVNSAAIGMTYSPGVAFNIQGYAGFYGYMGGIVAYSISINQVTSTPPTPLTLDFSKDFAPAPGGTRLTG